In Paracoccus aerodenitrificans, the following are encoded in one genomic region:
- a CDS encoding Lrp/AsnC family transcriptional regulator, with the protein MVTANLDEFDLRILRLLREQGRMPLQELADRVGLSPTPVGRRVRHLEEAGIIAGYAALIDEAALGFPVSVFVSVKLDRQVDRDLAEFETAIQNFPEVVDCWLMTGNRDYLLRVATDGLAGFEDFLIRRLTKLSCVANIESSIPIRRVKAGICRGP; encoded by the coding sequence GTGGTAACCGCCAATCTTGATGAATTCGACCTGCGAATCCTGCGTCTCCTACGCGAGCAGGGCAGGATGCCGTTGCAGGAACTGGCTGATCGTGTCGGTCTCAGTCCCACGCCGGTGGGCCGCCGCGTCCGCCATCTGGAAGAGGCGGGGATCATCGCCGGCTATGCCGCGCTGATCGACGAGGCGGCACTGGGGTTTCCGGTATCGGTCTTTGTTTCGGTGAAACTCGACCGGCAGGTCGACCGCGATCTGGCCGAGTTCGAAACCGCCATCCAGAACTTTCCCGAGGTCGTGGATTGCTGGCTGATGACCGGCAACCGGGACTATCTGCTGCGCGTGGCAACGGACGGACTGGCGGGATTCGAGGATTTCCTGATCCGCCGCCTGACGAAACTGTCCTGCGTTGCCAATATTGAAAGCTCGATCCCGATTAGGAGAGTCAAGGCGGGCATATGTCGTGGGCCATGA
- a CDS encoding IS701 family transposase, which translates to MSVADWAGSVSDWSHALAGLKELIAPAFKRSEQRASAGVFLDGLLSGAERKTGWMLAEEAGLARPYRIQSLLGRSSWSADTLCERVRRYAIEALGDPDGVLVVDETGFLKKGTHSAGVARQYSGTAGRIENCQIGVFASYASRWGHALIDRRLYLPKAWADDPDRRAKAHVPKEMSFATKPAMACDMIANLLDEGTPCAFVLADAVYGSDFRFRRMLEARDQPYVLAVRSTHHLRFLDEWHLVQTDPATMIAELSPEDWQALSAGEGTKGHRLHDWARVPLNYTAAEGFSRWLLARRSLRDPENIAYYLAYAHTDATLPELAAAAGLRWTIEECFLRAKDDLGLDHCEARSWHGWHRHMSLVMAAAALLARLSADQRRTAFSKPNKTSPRSQPAAA; encoded by the coding sequence ATGTCTGTTGCGGATTGGGCGGGCAGTGTTTCAGATTGGTCGCATGCGCTTGCCGGTTTGAAGGAGCTCATCGCCCCTGCGTTCAAACGTTCTGAGCAACGCGCCTCCGCGGGCGTGTTTCTTGATGGCCTGCTGTCTGGAGCGGAACGCAAGACGGGCTGGATGCTGGCGGAAGAAGCTGGGTTGGCGCGGCCCTATCGGATTCAGTCTTTGCTGGGCCGATCCTCCTGGTCAGCAGATACGCTCTGCGAGCGGGTTCGGAGGTATGCGATTGAGGCGCTTGGCGATCCGGATGGTGTACTGGTCGTGGATGAGACTGGATTTCTGAAGAAGGGTACACACTCCGCCGGCGTTGCACGGCAGTATTCCGGCACCGCAGGGCGGATCGAGAACTGCCAGATCGGTGTGTTCGCAAGCTATGCCAGCCGCTGGGGCCATGCGTTGATCGATCGACGGCTTTATCTTCCCAAGGCCTGGGCCGATGATCCTGACCGCCGTGCCAAGGCGCATGTGCCCAAAGAGATGTCTTTCGCCACTAAGCCCGCTATGGCCTGCGACATGATAGCAAACCTGCTGGACGAGGGAACGCCTTGTGCTTTCGTACTGGCCGATGCGGTCTACGGGTCCGATTTCCGGTTCCGCAGGATGCTGGAGGCGCGGGACCAGCCCTATGTTCTGGCCGTGCGCTCGACACACCACCTGCGGTTTCTTGATGAATGGCACCTGGTTCAGACCGACCCCGCGACAATGATCGCAGAGTTGTCGCCCGAGGATTGGCAGGCGCTCAGCGCAGGCGAAGGCACCAAGGGGCACAGGCTGCATGACTGGGCCAGGGTGCCGCTCAACTATACGGCCGCAGAAGGTTTTTCCCGGTGGTTGCTGGCTCGTCGAAGCCTGCGTGACCCGGAGAACATTGCGTATTACCTGGCTTATGCCCACACCGATGCAACACTGCCGGAACTGGCCGCCGCCGCCGGACTGCGCTGGACCATCGAGGAATGCTTCCTGCGCGCCAAAGATGATCTCGGGCTCGATCATTGCGAGGCGCGCTCTTGGCACGGTTGGCATCGACATATGAGCCTGGTGATGGCCGCCGCCGCGCTCCTCGCACGCCTCAGCGCTGATCAGCGCCGCACGGCCTTCAGCAAACCGAACAAAACGAGTCCGCGGAGCCAACCGGCAGCAGCATAG
- a CDS encoding IS5 family transposase (programmed frameshift) has protein sequence METSLARNLISDEEWAFFERFILAARAPNGRKATNHRLVLDGIFWIARTGAPWRDLPGEFGKWSSVYRQFRRWTLAGLWEDIMDALNQSGAVPSALQMIDSTVIRAHHQAAGAKRGTPRQGFGRSRGGFTTKIHLLVNAHGLPMRTEITPGQTSDYLGFNLVMADNLPRPSVLLADRGYDADKIRGGMEARNVLPVIPMRKSRKKRIGVDRSLYRLRNLVERCFNKLKNARRVATRYDKTAESFLGFIDITSIRLWIRHLST, from the exons ATGGAGACCAGTTTGGCACGAAACCTTATATCGGACGAGGAATGGGCGTTCTTTGAGCGCTTCATCCTCGCCGCCCGCGCCCCGAACGGACGCAAAGCCACCAACCACCGCCTCGTCCTTGATGGGATTTTCTGGATTGCCCGAACCGGGGCGCCATGGCGGGACCTGCCTGGCGAGTTCGGCAAATGGTCAAGCGTTTACCGACAGTTCCGGCGCTGGACACTGGCGGGCCTCTGGGAGGACATAATGGATGCTCTGAACCAGAGCGGAGCCGTGCCAAGCGCCCTGCAAATGATCGACAGCACCGTGATCCGCGCCCACCATCAGGCAGCGGGCGCTA AAAGGGGGACTCCACGACAGGGTTTCGGCCGTTCTCGAGGTGGCTTTACGACCAAGATCCACCTCCTCGTCAATGCACACGGGCTTCCCATGAGGACAGAGATCACGCCAGGCCAGACGTCGGACTATCTCGGCTTCAATCTGGTGATGGCGGATAATCTGCCCCGCCCGAGCGTGCTGCTCGCGGATCGCGGCTACGATGCAGACAAGATCAGAGGAGGCATGGAGGCGCGCAACGTCCTGCCCGTGATACCGATGCGCAAGTCCCGCAAGAAGCGGATTGGTGTCGATCGCTCGCTGTATCGCCTGCGGAATCTGGTCGAACGCTGCTTCAACAAGCTCAAGAACGCCAGGCGTGTCGCGACCCGCTACGACAAGACGGCGGAAAGCTTCCTCGGCTTCATTGACATCACGTCGATCCGTCTCTGGATCCGCCATTTGTCAACATGA